TCTAAGGAGACAGTTGGACCCGACTCGGTAACTATTCTCAGTGTTCTTCCTCTCTATACACATTTACATAATTTGAAAGGGTGCAAGCAGATTCATGGGTATGTTATCAAACATCCTCTTCTATCGAAAGATACTTCAGTTTGGAATTCCTTAGTTAGCTTTTATGCAAAATGTGGAGACATTGAGTCTTCTTTCTTGACATTCTCATTAATGCATAGAAAAGACTTAATATCATGGAATTCTATGCTTGATGCCTTTGCAGATGGTCGATTCCAAGCTCGATTCTTCGATCTGTTACATAGAATGCATAACCAACAAGTAAGTCCCGATTCCTTAACACTGTTAGCTATAGTTCAATTATGTTCAACTGTTCTCGACTGCAGAATGATTAAACAGGCTCATGGTTTTATAATAAGACATAATCTCGTGCAATTAAATTCCGAACCTACCCTCGGGAATGCAGTTATCGATGCGTATACACGACACTGTAACATGTATTACGCGTTGAAGGTTTTTGAAGTTGTTAAGAGGAATGTGGTTACATACAATTCAATCATTTCAGGATATATGATGTGCGGGTTATACGATGAAGCACATAGTGTGTTCAATAATATGCCTGAAAAGGATATCACTTCTTGGAATCTGATGATACGCTTATATTCTGAAAGTGGTTGCCATGACAAAGCTATTAGTCTCCTTCGGAGGATaataaaagatgaagaaatgtTCGAACCTATAATAAGACATAATCTCGTGCAATTAAATTCCGAACCTACCCTCGGGAATGCAGTTATCGATGCGTATACACGACACTGTAACATGTATTACGCGTTGAAGGTTTTTGAAGTTGTTAAGAGGAATGTGGTTACATACAATTCAATCATTTCAGGATATATGATGTGCGGGTTATACGATGAAGCACATAGTGTGTTCAATAATATGCCTGAAAAGGATATCACTTCTTGGAATCTGATGATACGCTTATATTCTGAAAGTGGTTGCCATGACAAAGCTATTAGTCTCCTTCGGAGGATaataaaagatgaagaaatgtTCGAACCTGACTCGTTGACAGTTATGAGTCTTCTTCCACTTTGTTCGCAAATGGCCTCAGTTCATTTACTTAGGCAATGCCATGGGTATGTTGTTAGAGCATGTTTTACAGATCCTTATTTAATAGCAGCAATGTT
This is a stretch of genomic DNA from Impatiens glandulifera chromosome 4, dImpGla2.1, whole genome shotgun sequence. It encodes these proteins:
- the LOC124934471 gene encoding putative pentatricopeptide repeat-containing protein At5g08490 → MHNQQVSPDSLTLLAIVQLCSTVLDCRMIKQAHGFIIRHNLVQLNSEPTLGNAVIDAYTRHCNMYYALKVFEVVKRNVVTYNSIISGYMMCGLYDEAHSVFNNMPEKDITSWNLMIRLYSESGCHDKAISLLRRIIKDEEMFEPIIRHNLVQLNSEPTLGNAVIDAYTRHCNMYYALKVFEVVKRNVVTYNSIISGYMMCGLYDEAHSVFNNMPEKDITSWNLMIRLYSESGCHDKAISLLRRIIKDEEMFEPDSLTVMSLLPLCSQMASVHLLRQCHGYVVRACFTDPYLIAAMLDVYSKCGSINYAYKLFKSTNMKDLVIFTAMIGGYAMNGMAKDSITIFTEMLAAWFKTGSCHTYNSSIGL